One part of the Sphingobacterium sp. LZ7M1 genome encodes these proteins:
- a CDS encoding uroporphyrinogen-III synthase: MQIDVERSKKVKSILVTLPKPENDKSPYFTLAEKYNLKLDFRGFIHVEGVSAKDVRKEKVNFADFSAVIFTSKNAVDHFFRVCEEMRFEVSAELKYFCISETIALYLQKYIQYRKRKIFFGKQTAQDLEDVLKKHNKEKFLFPCSDVANEETQRWLQENGYDFTPAVLFRTVISDIKDLKDVFYDIIVFFSPSSVQSLYENFPDFVQNNTRVAAFGATTQQALLEHGLILDIPAPTPNAPSMTMAIEQYIKQVNK, translated from the coding sequence ATGCAGATTGATGTAGAAAGATCCAAAAAAGTAAAGAGCATTTTAGTTACTTTACCAAAGCCTGAAAACGATAAATCTCCCTACTTCACACTAGCCGAGAAGTATAATTTAAAATTAGACTTCAGAGGGTTCATCCATGTTGAAGGCGTCTCTGCAAAAGATGTCAGAAAAGAGAAGGTTAATTTTGCAGATTTTTCTGCAGTCATTTTCACCAGTAAAAATGCAGTAGATCATTTCTTTAGGGTATGTGAGGAAATGCGATTTGAAGTTTCTGCGGAACTTAAATATTTCTGTATTTCTGAAACCATTGCCTTGTACCTTCAGAAATACATTCAATATCGTAAGCGCAAGATTTTCTTCGGAAAGCAAACCGCACAGGATCTTGAGGATGTCCTGAAAAAGCACAACAAAGAGAAATTCCTATTTCCTTGTTCAGACGTTGCAAATGAGGAAACTCAACGCTGGTTGCAAGAGAATGGATATGATTTCACACCAGCTGTGCTGTTCAGAACAGTGATATCGGACATCAAGGACTTGAAAGATGTGTTTTACGATATCATCGTGTTCTTCAGTCCTTCCAGTGTACAGTCCTTGTATGAAAACTTCCCTGATTTTGTACAGAACAACACCCGTGTCGCTGCATTTGGCGCTACTACTCAACAGGCATTATTGGAACATGGCTTGATCCTGGATATTCCAGCACCGACACCGAATGCTCCAAGTATGACAATGGCCATTGAGCAGTACATCAAACAAGTTAATAAGTAG
- a CDS encoding DUF4271 domain-containing protein — protein MIWVLIFSSIFFAPKSYGQILPVDSVLLVDSVAIKDSLARVAIFESLDNNLKNSQIILFPDKGINYLKVAYDSTLKRGNQDLYFGIEEVGKHHKQSALQDGIEKSNRPAWVLLIVFLLFLMLGVLRIVFPVELKIIVDAYYKERLLLQVSKEDNLATSWPYIFLYAVFSLSLGLFVVVIMSSFGDKNYLTFENFLKNSGFIALLFIAKILIIRFVSFVFQLEKIVREYIAILYLVYFNSMFFLMPFLLAVVFIPAYYFQTISIIYICIVIILFSYRFIRTAFHLFGHFKFSIFYLILYLCSLELAPILILVRSLSN, from the coding sequence ATGATATGGGTTTTAATTTTTAGCAGCATTTTCTTTGCTCCTAAAAGTTATGGCCAAATATTGCCTGTTGACTCCGTGCTGTTAGTGGATTCCGTTGCTATCAAAGACTCTCTTGCTCGAGTGGCCATCTTTGAGTCCTTGGACAACAACCTTAAAAATAGTCAAATTATTCTTTTTCCTGATAAGGGAATCAATTATTTAAAAGTAGCATATGATTCTACGCTAAAAAGGGGAAATCAAGATCTTTATTTCGGGATTGAAGAAGTTGGGAAGCACCATAAACAGTCTGCCTTGCAGGACGGGATAGAGAAGAGCAATAGGCCCGCATGGGTCCTGTTGATCGTATTCCTTTTGTTCTTGATGTTAGGAGTGCTACGGATTGTATTTCCGGTAGAGCTTAAGATTATAGTCGATGCCTATTACAAAGAGCGGTTATTGCTTCAGGTCAGTAAGGAAGATAACCTAGCGACCTCTTGGCCATATATCTTTTTGTATGCCGTTTTCAGTTTGTCTTTGGGTTTGTTTGTCGTGGTGATCATGTCAAGCTTCGGCGACAAAAATTATCTTACTTTTGAAAACTTCCTGAAAAACTCCGGATTCATTGCTTTGCTGTTTATTGCAAAGATCCTGATCATCCGCTTTGTATCATTTGTATTTCAATTAGAAAAAATTGTAAGGGAATATATTGCAATTCTTTACCTAGTTTATTTTAATAGCATGTTTTTCCTAATGCCCTTTTTGTTGGCTGTAGTGTTTATTCCTGCATATTATTTTCAAACTATCTCAATAATTTACATTTGTATTGTAATTATTTTATTCTCGTATAGGTTTATTAGGACTGCTTTTCACCTGTTCGGTCATTTCAAATTTTCTATTTTTTATTTAATTCTTTATCTTTGCAGTCTCGAATTAGCACCAATTTTGATATTAGTGAGGTCACTAAGTAATTAA
- a CDS encoding DNA-3-methyladenine glycosylase I has protein sequence MSKKEIVRCGWCGTDELYQEYHDKEWGKPVKDDKVLFEFLILESAQAGLSWITILRKREGYKKAFSNFDYKKIAKYTEEDVERLLQDPGIIRNRLKINSTIHNAKAFMDIQKEFGSFYNYLYSFLPDQKPIINKLESLKDSVATTELSDRIAKDLKKRGIKFFGSTTCYAYMQAVGMVNDHLTTCSFR, from the coding sequence ATGAGTAAAAAAGAAATTGTAAGATGCGGCTGGTGTGGCACGGATGAATTGTACCAAGAATACCATGACAAAGAGTGGGGAAAACCAGTAAAAGACGACAAAGTATTGTTTGAATTCCTGATCTTAGAGTCTGCACAGGCTGGTCTTAGCTGGATTACGATCCTGAGAAAAAGAGAAGGTTACAAAAAGGCTTTCTCCAATTTTGATTACAAGAAGATAGCGAAATATACAGAGGAAGATGTGGAAAGGCTATTGCAGGATCCCGGCATTATCAGAAACCGCTTGAAAATAAACAGTACGATCCATAACGCAAAAGCTTTTATGGATATCCAAAAGGAATTTGGGAGCTTTTACAACTATCTCTATAGCTTTCTTCCAGACCAGAAACCTATCATCAACAAGCTGGAATCATTAAAGGATTCTGTCGCAACGACGGAGCTTTCAGACCGCATCGCTAAAGACCTTAAGAAACGAGGCATAAAGTTCTTTGGGTCCACCACCTGTTACGCCTATATGCAGGCCGTTGGCATGGTGAATGATCACCTAACCACATGCAGCTTTAGATAG
- a CDS encoding phosphoribosyltransferase → MKNIFIDDLEFELMIDYEQIQKRIRLIGIDINLRYEDQHPVFVGVLNGCFMFMADLMKQVHIPCEMSFVKLASYAGTDQGEIHELIGVGMSLEGRHIVIVEDVVDSGRSLVHTIEALERLGVASISVATLLLKPDCLLYSFDNIMYVGFEIEKEFVVGYGLDYNGQCRNLQNIYKNIPRTGAI, encoded by the coding sequence ATGAAGAATATTTTTATCGACGATTTGGAATTTGAGCTCATGATTGATTATGAGCAAATCCAGAAAAGGATCCGCCTGATTGGAATTGATATCAACCTGAGGTATGAAGACCAACATCCTGTATTTGTCGGCGTATTGAATGGCTGCTTCATGTTTATGGCAGACCTGATGAAACAGGTGCATATTCCCTGTGAAATGTCTTTCGTGAAGCTGGCATCCTATGCTGGGACCGATCAAGGCGAAATACATGAGCTGATAGGAGTGGGCATGTCTCTAGAAGGCAGGCATATCGTAATCGTGGAGGACGTGGTGGATTCGGGCCGTTCTCTGGTCCATACCATTGAAGCATTGGAGCGATTAGGGGTGGCCAGCATATCCGTTGCGACCTTGCTGTTAAAGCCCGATTGCCTATTGTACTCCTTCGACAATATCATGTATGTGGGCTTTGAAATCGAGAAAGAATTTGTTGTAGGCTACGGATTGGACTATAACGGGCAATGCCGTAACCTTCAAAATATCTATAAAAATATCCCCCGTACCGGCGCTATCTAA
- a CDS encoding transglycosylase domain-containing protein: MLDVKNIKIPDFSFVKKRWFIITAASILAVLLIGFIWAMSVRGDMLNKAVAKVQKKLKDDYALNFEVQKYEFAGLTTVDFQQVKLIPDSAEQLAAIDEFKVSVKLFPLLSGTVQLDELDLKNADITLVKHDSTANYDFLFRKKSEVDSIKEVTETKTLAETIDNLLKRAFQAVPNNLNLENVSLSFQDSSSTQVVKVPEGKIDDGDYDIDVFLNEQEAKWNFKGNINSSRQTANVTISSDNKDAQIPFIGRRFGLNVSFDELSFHLDNVARKGKESLEMLGGVSAKNLRVNHHRLSEETIVLPGGSADGGFLVSENTIELVQGTKVEVKDFSFQPKLKFTRNPKKILEMAVHTGMFKAQNFFDALPAGLFENLDGIQVEGDIQYDMDFNVDLDNPDELKFASKIDDKNLKVKKWGKADIAALNGPFVYEAYEDTLKMRDIKLDVSNPNFTPLDQIAPILKKTVLNTEDPFFYKHNGFELEAFQLSIVTNIKERKFKRGASTISMQLIKNLYLNRNKTMMRKFEEILLVWLMEQSKQVSKDRLLEIYLNIIEWGKNVYGIAEASKYYFGKKPSELTIGESLYLSSIIPRPKTGLSSFDYTGHLKPWVMKHFNTYGYIMNKMNQLEGENVPGNYGFYQVELQPNLRPPRPKGVPDSMMNHDDIKDMVDEIDREEQIRKSLLEKLFGKGSSEQND; encoded by the coding sequence ATGTTAGACGTAAAAAATATCAAGATTCCCGATTTCAGTTTCGTTAAGAAGAGATGGTTCATTATAACTGCAGCAAGCATTTTAGCCGTGTTGTTAATAGGTTTTATATGGGCGATGTCTGTGCGTGGGGATATGCTGAACAAGGCTGTAGCCAAGGTGCAGAAGAAATTGAAGGATGATTATGCATTGAATTTTGAAGTCCAAAAGTATGAATTTGCAGGTCTGACCACCGTAGATTTTCAACAGGTAAAGCTGATTCCAGATAGTGCAGAACAACTGGCCGCAATCGATGAGTTCAAGGTGTCTGTTAAATTATTCCCCCTACTTTCAGGAACGGTACAGCTGGATGAATTAGACCTTAAAAACGCGGATATCACCTTGGTCAAGCATGATAGTACTGCCAATTATGATTTCCTGTTCCGCAAGAAGTCTGAGGTAGACAGTATAAAAGAGGTGACCGAAACCAAGACCCTGGCCGAAACCATTGATAATCTTTTGAAGAGAGCTTTTCAGGCCGTTCCGAATAATTTAAATTTAGAAAATGTAAGTCTTTCCTTTCAAGATTCTTCTTCTACCCAGGTGGTGAAGGTTCCTGAAGGGAAGATAGACGATGGTGACTATGATATCGATGTGTTCCTCAATGAACAGGAAGCAAAATGGAATTTTAAAGGAAATATCAATTCAAGCCGTCAGACGGCCAATGTAACCATATCATCGGATAATAAAGATGCACAGATACCCTTTATTGGGAGACGTTTTGGCTTGAATGTGAGCTTTGATGAACTGAGTTTCCATCTGGATAATGTGGCTCGAAAGGGTAAGGAAAGTTTGGAGATGCTAGGTGGGGTCAGTGCCAAGAATTTAAGGGTGAACCACCATCGACTATCCGAAGAAACCATTGTTTTGCCGGGAGGTTCTGCAGATGGGGGATTCCTTGTCTCTGAAAATACGATCGAATTGGTCCAAGGTACCAAAGTGGAGGTGAAGGATTTTTCCTTTCAGCCAAAACTGAAGTTTACGCGTAATCCGAAGAAGATATTGGAGATGGCCGTGCATACCGGTATGTTCAAGGCCCAAAATTTCTTTGATGCACTTCCAGCGGGATTGTTTGAGAACCTAGATGGTATTCAAGTGGAAGGTGACATACAATATGACATGGATTTCAATGTGGATCTTGACAATCCGGATGAGCTGAAGTTTGCCTCCAAGATCGATGATAAAAACCTAAAGGTCAAGAAATGGGGGAAAGCTGATATTGCTGCCCTAAATGGTCCATTTGTCTATGAGGCCTATGAGGATACCCTTAAGATGAGGGATATAAAATTGGATGTTTCCAATCCTAATTTCACTCCTTTGGATCAGATTGCTCCGATCTTGAAGAAAACAGTGTTGAATACGGAGGATCCGTTTTTCTATAAACATAATGGTTTTGAACTGGAGGCTTTCCAGCTTTCCATCGTGACCAACATCAAGGAGAGAAAATTTAAACGTGGAGCCAGTACAATCTCCATGCAGCTGATCAAGAACCTGTACCTGAACCGGAACAAGACCATGATGCGGAAGTTTGAAGAAATCCTGCTGGTCTGGCTCATGGAGCAATCCAAGCAGGTCAGCAAAGACCGCTTATTGGAAATATACCTGAATATCATCGAATGGGGTAAAAACGTATATGGCATCGCAGAAGCTTCAAAATATTATTTTGGCAAGAAGCCTTCAGAACTGACCATCGGGGAGAGCTTGTACCTGTCTAGCATTATTCCTAGACCGAAAACAGGTCTTTCTTCCTTCGATTATACTGGCCACTTGAAACCTTGGGTGATGAAGCATTTCAATACCTATGGCTATATCATGAATAAAATGAACCAGTTGGAAGGGGAGAACGTTCCTGGAAATTATGGATTCTATCAAGTGGAACTACAGCCTAACCTACGTCCGCCAAGGCCTAAGGGAGTGCCAGATTCCATGATGAACCATGATGATATCAAGGATATGGTAGATGAAATCGATAGGGAAGAGCAGATCCGCAAATCCTTATTGGAGAAACTTTTTGGTAAAGGCAGTTCAGAACAAAACGATTAA
- a CDS encoding Mrp/NBP35 family ATP-binding protein: MITKEQILHALGHVEEPDLKKDLVTLNMIENIEILPNKIKFDVVLTTPACPLKGHIEHACRNAIALFVSKEVEVEINMTARVRAVDTAQLKNIKNIILVSSGKGGVGKSTVAANLALALANTGAKTGLLDADIYGPSVPLMFGVEGAKPQSSQGPDGKNRIVPIERYGLKLLSIGFFTDPNQPIPWRGPMATSAIKQLFGDTDWGELDYLIVDMPPGTGDIHITTAQSYPIAGAVIVTTPQQVALADAIKGMAMYQMEGVKVPIIGVIENMSYFTPAELPDNKYYIFGKDGGKRLAADNQVSFLGEIPLVKSVADAGDNGFPIALDQDEPVAKAFADMAGRVAQELSILAAQA; the protein is encoded by the coding sequence ATGATTACTAAAGAACAGATTTTACATGCTTTAGGTCATGTGGAAGAACCAGATCTAAAAAAGGACTTGGTAACCCTCAACATGATCGAAAACATTGAAATATTACCGAATAAAATAAAATTTGATGTGGTACTCACCACACCTGCTTGTCCACTAAAGGGACATATTGAACATGCCTGCCGAAACGCCATTGCCTTATTTGTTTCCAAGGAAGTAGAAGTTGAAATCAACATGACGGCGAGGGTTCGCGCTGTTGATACCGCTCAATTGAAAAACATCAAGAACATTATCTTGGTTTCCTCTGGAAAGGGTGGCGTAGGAAAATCTACCGTCGCAGCAAACTTGGCCTTGGCCCTAGCAAATACCGGTGCAAAAACCGGATTATTGGATGCCGATATCTATGGCCCTTCGGTACCATTGATGTTTGGTGTGGAAGGTGCAAAACCGCAGTCCTCTCAAGGTCCAGATGGTAAAAACAGAATCGTTCCTATCGAAAGGTATGGGTTAAAGCTTCTGTCCATTGGATTCTTTACTGACCCGAACCAACCAATTCCATGGAGAGGTCCGATGGCAACTTCAGCAATCAAACAATTGTTTGGCGACACGGATTGGGGAGAACTGGATTACCTGATCGTGGACATGCCTCCAGGTACTGGAGACATCCATATCACTACGGCACAAAGTTATCCTATTGCAGGAGCGGTGATTGTAACAACACCTCAGCAAGTAGCCTTGGCTGATGCGATCAAAGGGATGGCCATGTACCAGATGGAAGGCGTAAAAGTGCCTATCATCGGTGTTATTGAAAACATGTCCTACTTTACACCTGCGGAACTTCCGGACAACAAATACTATATTTTTGGAAAAGACGGTGGCAAGCGACTAGCAGCAGACAACCAAGTCTCGTTTTTAGGGGAGATTCCATTGGTCAAATCTGTGGCCGATGCTGGAGATAATGGCTTCCCAATTGCCTTAGATCAGGATGAACCTGTGGCAAAGGCATTTGCAGACATGGCAGGACGTGTTGCACAGGAACTAAGTATCCTAGCTGCCCAAGCATAA
- a CDS encoding SusD/RagB family nutrient-binding outer membrane lipoprotein, with protein MKIIKNNIRKISVFVLSLSLVGCSNFLDVNDTPNNPLKVPAATLLPTALAGTAFANSNELNRFASTIMSVTAGASGSPAGWDRYITSGDDFGNQWSYELYGGAMVNYRKLIDVANQDNGPAYSGVAKIMLALTFAMTTDVWGDVPYYEALIGDQGKTTPVLTPQKDIYLGNVEGSLGNLFDLVRSGLADLEKESPLSPRVDDIVYGGNMESWKRAGNSLLLKLAMQISAVEPAQSKAILQEIISKNYYINSNSTNLAVNFGGQVGSQAPIWTLTHNSLFQNDLLISTRFVTLLTDKKDPRLERFVTKPTGEYVTLDNGFAGTAPPFNDRSKYNVYVTGQSGEGPTRLITYAQTSFIIAEAIVRHGIAGDAQAMYQQGIRASMSDAGVTAAVIDKYFADNAAEVTLTGTDAQKIEKIITQKYISLFSNGLEQWNDWRRTGYPVLAEHQNAAGIDGTRPVRAVYIFAEQQRNPNFPQGSDVPNSNVKVWWDAN; from the coding sequence ATGAAAATCATAAAAAATAATATACGGAAAATATCGGTTTTTGTTCTGTCGCTTTCCTTAGTCGGCTGTAGCAATTTCCTTGATGTCAATGATACACCAAATAACCCATTGAAAGTGCCTGCAGCGACTTTGCTGCCGACGGCGCTTGCAGGTACTGCATTTGCCAATTCCAATGAATTGAACAGGTTTGCTTCTACGATCATGAGTGTTACTGCTGGAGCTTCTGGAAGCCCTGCTGGTTGGGATCGCTATATTACGAGCGGCGATGATTTTGGTAACCAATGGTCTTATGAACTGTATGGTGGCGCCATGGTCAACTATCGTAAACTGATCGATGTGGCTAATCAAGATAATGGCCCTGCCTATTCAGGTGTTGCCAAGATCATGTTGGCCCTTACTTTTGCCATGACCACCGATGTCTGGGGCGATGTACCCTATTATGAGGCTTTGATTGGTGATCAGGGTAAAACCACACCGGTGTTAACCCCACAAAAGGATATCTATTTGGGCAATGTTGAAGGTTCCCTAGGAAACCTATTTGACTTGGTTCGCTCCGGTCTTGCAGACCTAGAAAAGGAGAGCCCATTAAGTCCTCGAGTGGATGATATCGTGTATGGCGGAAATATGGAAAGCTGGAAGCGTGCAGGAAACTCCTTGTTGTTGAAATTAGCCATGCAGATCAGTGCTGTAGAGCCGGCACAATCTAAGGCAATCCTGCAGGAGATCATCAGCAAGAATTACTATATCAATAGTAATTCGACAAACCTAGCGGTAAACTTTGGTGGACAGGTTGGAAGTCAGGCTCCCATTTGGACGTTGACCCATAACTCCCTATTCCAAAATGACCTGTTGATCAGTACCCGTTTCGTGACCCTATTGACCGATAAGAAGGATCCACGTCTTGAAAGGTTTGTGACCAAACCTACCGGTGAATATGTGACCCTAGATAATGGTTTTGCGGGTACAGCACCTCCATTCAATGACAGGTCTAAATATAATGTCTATGTAACTGGGCAAAGTGGTGAGGGACCAACCCGTTTGATCACCTATGCACAGACTTCCTTTATCATCGCAGAAGCTATTGTTCGCCATGGGATTGCTGGGGATGCTCAAGCTATGTACCAACAAGGGATTCGTGCATCGATGTCAGATGCTGGGGTAACAGCCGCTGTAATCGACAAGTATTTTGCTGATAATGCAGCTGAAGTGACCTTAACTGGCACGGATGCCCAAAAGATCGAGAAAATCATTACCCAAAAGTATATTTCCCTTTTCTCGAACGGATTGGAGCAATGGAACGATTGGAGAAGGACCGGTTATCCTGTCTTGGCAGAACATCAAAATGCAGCAGGTATTGATGGAACCAGACCGGTGCGCGCAGTTTATATATTTGCAGAACAGCAACGTAATCCGAACTTTCCACAGGGAAGTGATGTGCCAAATTCGAATGTAAAAGTATGGTGGGACGCTAATTAA